Within the Candidatus Marsarchaeota archaeon genome, the region CTGCCTGAGCATGTATCTCTTGCCGGAGTGCTGGGAGAATTTGCCAGTGTCGTAATTATCGATGAATTTCTTGAGGTTGTCCATGTAATTGACGCCTTCAAGGCCATGTTCCAAAAGGTCAACAGACCTTGTGTTTATCTTGTCGTACTCGCGCATTTTCAGATTAAGCGTTGCAAGTATGACATTAGGTTCCTTGTTCAGCTCCTTACTTTCCTTTTTGTCGTTCTCGAAGCTCTGTTCTATGGAATCAATGTGCTTCGAAAGCTTGTCCAGTACTGCGCTGCTTGCAGTTTTGAATTCTGCAAAATTCGGCACAGACGATGCGCCGCTCGGCTTGTAAAGGTTCAATGATTTCATGTCGTAGGACTGCAATTGCGCGACAGCATCTTTTGACGTCTTCTCTATGCCTGCGAATCTAGATACTGTATTTTCAAGCGCTCCAAGCTCCACAACGGATTTTTGCATCTCGGCAAGGGCAGCCGCCTTTATGTCCTCGATCTTAGTGCTTGTTTTGAATATCGATGCATATGGCGAGTTGTTTGCGCTCAGCTGCCACTGGATATTGAGCGCCAGGTCCCTGCTCAAGTCCTCGTATGACTTGGTAGGGTTCTGCTTGCCAAGCTGGTAGTTTAGCAGCACAGCGCGCTGGCCTGACTCGTAGCTGCTTATGCTGTTCTGCGTAAGTGTGAGCTCCTTCTCCTTTTCCGTAACGTCCCTGTGCTTGTCTGAAAGGGCCTTGTTCTGCATTAGGGAAGACACTTTCTGCTCCTGTGCGAGCTCCTTCTGCTTCTCCGCAAGCGCGTCTTCATATTTCTTTATGTTCTTTTTGCTCGGCCTCTTGCTTGCTTTCAGGCTGTTTAGAGCGTCCTGCAGGTCTGTCACTATGCGCTTGAGCTTCTCCTCTTCCGGGTTTGGCTTTGCCATGTCCTGCTTCAGCTGGTCTTCCTCCTTTTTGAGAACATCGAGTTCCTTCTCAAGCTTTGCTGCCTTTTTCTTTAAGTCTTCATATTTGCTTTCCTCAATCTTTGCCTCTTCCACCTTTCCAGAAGCCTTGACTGAATAAAGATATATTGCGCCAAGCTCTGCCAGCTTGTTCTTTTCCCCAACCACTTCCTCCAATTTTTCTATCTTGTCAGCGTACTGCTGTGCCTTCACATTTTCGTCCTTCTGGACGTATCTCTCAGATACTGATTGCACGGATTCAAGATTTGATACGGTGTTTGATACAGTATTTGATACCTTTTTTTGTGTACTCATTGCATCACTTAAAAACCATTTTTACCAATAATTTTTTAGGCTTGTTATAATATTTAAACATTTACTACAGCCACGCACAGTGGCCAAGCCCACATTCAGAAGCGCTGCATTGATGCGGACCCGTACCTGCAGAGCTTCAATGCTGGGCATTCGGAGCAGGCAGGCCTGGTTTTGCAATACCTCTTGCCAAGCTCCACGAACTGCGCATGGAAATCCTTGTAAAGAACCAGATCGGGCTTTATAGAGCGCTCGAAAAGACCCTTGAGCTGCTCGTAGCTTGCATCTTCGCTGAAGCCGTAGACCCTGCTCATTACCCTTTTCGTATACGCGTCTACAACGAACGACAGCTTTTCTGCCGAATAAAGCATTATTGAGTCTGCAGTCTCTGGGCCTATGCCTTTTATTGAGAGAAGTACTCTCCTCAGCTCAGCGCCGTCAAGCCTAAATAGGGTTTCTAGCGAGCCGTAATTGCCAATGATGAACCTGCATATGCCGATCAGCCTTTTTGACTTCTGCCTGTAGTAGCCAGCAGGCTTTACCAAGCTTTCAAGCTCCTCTGGGCTCGCTTCTGATATGGCACTGATGCTCAGCAGATTGTGCGCCTTTATGTTTGCTATTGCCCTTTCGACGTTGCGCCATGATGTCTGCTGCGTCAGGATTGCTCCTATTAATACTTCGTCTTTTGTTTCGCCTGGCCACCAGTTGAGGAACCCGAACCGCGAATAAAGCGCCTTATAAAGGCGCATTAGATCGGCTTTGCCTGGGCTGTCAGGGTGTGCGGATTTTAAAGCTTCACTTCCCCGTTTTTTATTCGCGCTATGATTACGCGCGGGTCCTCGTTCTCGCACTTTACCCCCATGCTTTTGCATGTGCCAAGCACCTGATTTACCCTCTCTGCCATGCTCCTGCCATAAAGCTTTGCCTCCTTGGATTTTGCGATCTTCTTGACCTGCTCAAGGGATATGTTGCCTACGACTTCGTCCTTTGTCTTGGCACCTGCAGCGGCGCCAAGCTCCTTCAGTATCAGCGCGCTTGTCTGCGGCATGCCCACTTCAACCTTGTAGGATTTAGTGGCAGGATCTACTACGACCTTGACAGGCACTTTTATGCCTGAAAAGCCCGAAGTCGCCTTGTTGATTTCAGCAACTATGGCGTTTATGTTTACGCCCAGTGGCCCGAGGGCCGGGCCAAAGGGAGGCCCGCCTGTTGCCTTGCCGCCTTCTATAAGTCCGTTTATTATTACTTCGCTCATTTGCTCATTCCTCCTTTTCCTTAGCCTTTTGTATTATCTTAGCAGTATTTATCTTTGTTGTTATCGGTATAGGCACTACCACATCCATTAGCTCCACTGTCATGTCGTTCTTCGCCTCGTCGATCTTTAGCACCTTTGCCTTGTAGCCCTTGAACGGGCCAGTGTTGAACTCCACTATGTCGTTCTTGGCTATTTCCTGGGCCTTGCTGGGCGCGTTTATAAGCTTGGCTACCTCCTCGCTTGCAAGCGGCTTAGGCAGTATGCCTTTTATGTTGTGCTCCTTGCTCACAAACTCGCGGCATGCCACTTCGTCCTTTGCCTCTATTATGATGTAGCCGCGCATTCCTTCAAGCACTATTATCGAATAGACAGGTATGTCGGATTTTGTGGCTTTGTTCTGCAGCATGTTTGCAACTATGCGCTCCTGGCCTGATGTCACCTTTACTACGAAATACACATTTACCACTTTTGCAAACTTTTTATTGGTTTATTTAAACATGAAAGCTTTAATAGCAGAATACTTAAAATATTCTGCTGAAAGGGTTGCATATGCATTACGCCGCGGTTTTGAAGAAGGATGCCCAGCGCACAAAGACGTTGCTCCTCAGGAACAATCTTCTCGCAAAGGGCTATCTTGTCCAGCATAGCGCGCGCTATGTATATTTTCCTATTGATATTGCGAAGGCAAAGAATAAAAAGCTTACAGCAGGGCTGAAAATTGCTGACATGGAGTTCAGCAACCCGCAAAAGCGCAGTCATCCAAGCTACAAGGACGCGCTCAAGGGCCTTCTTGGCGACGGCTACGAAGGCTTTATGCTGGGCTACGACGCCATGGGCAACATAGCAGTTATAGAGCTTGACGGGCATGCAGAATCAAAGCGCAAGCAGATAGCGCAGGCGATAATGGATGGGAGCAAAAGGATAAGCACTGTGCTTGCGAAGGCCGGCCCAGTTTCAGGGCCGTATAGGGTCAGGAAGTTCAGGTATATAGCAGGGAAGCGCAGCTTCATTGCAAAATACTCGGAGAACGGATGCAGTTTCCTGTTTGACGTCAGGCGCGTGTTCTTCTCTCCGAGGCTGTCGTTCGAGCGGTCCAGGCTAGCTAAGCTTGTAAGCGGGCACGAGAATGTAATTGTGCCATTTGCAGGCGTTGGGCCGTTCGCCATAGAAATAGCGAAGGCGCATCAGGGCTGCAAGGTAGTGGCAATAGAGCTCAATCCTGCAGCATACAGCTATCTGCTTAAGAATATAAAGCTAAACAGCACTGGCAACGTAGTTCCAGTGCTCGGGGATTTCGCGGAACAGGCCAAGAACTATATGGGCTTCGCAGACAGGGTAGTGATGCCTATGCCAATGGCTTCCAGCGATTTCATAAATGCAGCAGCAGAGGTGGCAAAGAAAAAGGCAGTAATACACATGTACGCATTCTGCAAGCTCAAGGAATCAGGCACTTTCGCTGCAGGCGTGCTGAAGAGGTTTGAAGCCGCAGGCAGAAAGGCAAGGCTCATCGGCATGCGCACTGTCAGGCCGTACTCCAGGGACGACATAGAGGTAGTGCTTGACATAGGAATAGGCTGAATGCATTTCATGCAGCAGGCTCTCCGGATTTCTTTATTTTCAGCAGCTCGATTATCCTGTAGTACGTTGGCGGATGCGTTGAAAAAAGGGAGCTCAGCATTCCAAGCAGCCCGTTCCTGCTTGCTGCAGCGCTTGAGGAAAGCGCAGAGAAATCAGCTTCAGGCAGCAGCTCTTTTACCTGGCTCATGTGCGACCTGAGCGCCTTAGCATCGTTGTCTATGGTAAAGAAATCAATAATGTAGAATGCCCGTGCAGAGGTCGAGCTCCTCGAAGCGTTCTGCACTGCAAGGTTTGCTATGTTGAGCTTGTACAGCGCAGATGCCAGGTACTCTGGCTTTTTGTACATGCTGGCAGCATATCCGTCAGCATAGAGCTCGCGCTGCTTTGAAAGCGGCAGCGTCAGCAGGCCAGATATAAAGTAGACTATGAAGGCCAATATTCCGAAAACAAACAGGTATGAATTGCCCCTCCTGGGCTCGCCGTTAGTTTCGGTCCAGAGTATGTCCTGCGTGAGCCCCCATGCAAGCAGCGGGATGAATGACACAAGGGTCATAGCTATAAAATCGCTGTGGCGTATGTGGCCCATTTCATGCCAGACTGCAGCATACAGCTCCTCCTTGCTAAGGATTGGCAGAAGGCTTTCGTGGAATGCGATCGTCGCTCCGCGCTTTGTGCGGCCAAATGTGAATATGTTGGGCTCTTGGGCCGGGGCTATGGCTATCCTTGGCTTTGGTATGCCTGCCTTCCTTGAAAGGACTTCGATTGCTTCCTGCAGCTGAGGATACTCGTCCGGGCCTATGTAGCGCAGCTTCGAATACGAAAAAAGGAGCTTTGGCGAAATGTAAATGTCCAAGGCCACGAAAAATGCGATTACGGCAAGCGCATAGTACGAGCGCACGCCCAGAACGTATAATATCGCATAGAGTATCGCTATGCCTATGGCAAATGTGAGCAGCAGCACAAAAAGCATGTTTATGCGCAGGTTGGATAGTTCGCTCATCAAAACACTTTGCGTTTGGCACTGACAGTTAAGCCTTTGTAGCACAATATTTATATAAGAGATTGTATTTAATATTCTTGACCAGTATTGCATCTTGGCGACGCACTGATGGAGATAATAAAGCGCGAGGAATCCCTCGAATCTTACGGGGAGGACACCATAGACCTACAGGAACTGGTTAGCAATGCCACGTGGCAGGAGCTTCTAACAAAGTTGGTTGAGACGAAGAAGCTGGACCCGTGGAACATAGACATAGCAGCAATAGTCGATTCGTACATAAGCGCAGTGCAAAAAATGAAGCTGCTGGACCTTTTCGTCCCTGCAAACGTTGTGTTCGCGGCTTCAGTGCTTCTTAGGATAAAAAGCGAGAGCATAAAAATAATTGAGGATGAGCCTGAAGAAGACGGTGTGTTGGAGGCGTTCAGGCGGCAGGCCCCTGCGGTCGAGGAGCTTGTCCCTAAGCTTAGGCACCAGCCAAATGCGGTAGTAACCCTTCAGGAGCTTATAAGCGCGCTTGACGAGGCAATGGCATTTGAGGCCAAGCGCATGGAGAGGATTGCCGCTTCGGCGCCCGCGCCGCTGCAGCTCAACATAGACACAGAGGACATTGATGACAAGATTGACAGCG harbors:
- a CDS encoding endonuclease III domain-containing protein, translating into MRLYKALYSRFGFLNWWPGETKDEVLIGAILTQQTSWRNVERAIANIKAHNLLSISAISEASPEELESLVKPAGYYRQKSKRLIGICRFIIGNYGSLETLFRLDGAELRRVLLSIKGIGPETADSIMLYSAEKLSFVVDAYTKRVMSRVYGFSEDASYEQLKGLFERSIKPDLVLYKDFHAQFVELGKRYCKTRPACSECPALKLCRYGSASMQRF
- a CDS encoding 50S ribosomal protein L11: MSEVIINGLIEGGKATGGPPFGPALGPLGVNINAIVAEINKATSGFSGIKVPVKVVVDPATKSYKVEVGMPQTSALILKELGAAAGAKTKDEVVGNISLEQVKKIAKSKEAKLYGRSMAERVNQVLGTCKSMGVKCENEDPRVIIARIKNGEVKL
- a CDS encoding transcription elongation factor Spt5, whose protein sequence is MVNVYFVVKVTSGQERIVANMLQNKATKSDIPVYSIIVLEGMRGYIIIEAKDEVACREFVSKEHNIKGILPKPLASEEVAKLINAPSKAQEIAKNDIVEFNTGPFKGYKAKVLKIDEAKNDMTVELMDVVVPIPITTKINTAKIIQKAKEKEE
- a CDS encoding class I SAM-dependent methyltransferase family protein, whose protein sequence is MHYAAVLKKDAQRTKTLLLRNNLLAKGYLVQHSARYVYFPIDIAKAKNKKLTAGLKIADMEFSNPQKRSHPSYKDALKGLLGDGYEGFMLGYDAMGNIAVIELDGHAESKRKQIAQAIMDGSKRISTVLAKAGPVSGPYRVRKFRYIAGKRSFIAKYSENGCSFLFDVRRVFFSPRLSFERSRLAKLVSGHENVIVPFAGVGPFAIEIAKAHQGCKVVAIELNPAAYSYLLKNIKLNSTGNVVPVLGDFAEQAKNYMGFADRVVMPMPMASSDFINAAAEVAKKKAVIHMYAFCKLKESGTFAAGVLKRFEAAGRKARLIGMRTVRPYSRDDIEVVLDIGIG
- a CDS encoding M48 family metalloprotease — translated: MSELSNLRINMLFVLLLTFAIGIAILYAILYVLGVRSYYALAVIAFFVALDIYISPKLLFSYSKLRYIGPDEYPQLQEAIEVLSRKAGIPKPRIAIAPAQEPNIFTFGRTKRGATIAFHESLLPILSKEELYAAVWHEMGHIRHSDFIAMTLVSFIPLLAWGLTQDILWTETNGEPRRGNSYLFVFGILAFIVYFISGLLTLPLSKQRELYADGYAASMYKKPEYLASALYKLNIANLAVQNASRSSTSARAFYIIDFFTIDNDAKALRSHMSQVKELLPEADFSALSSSAAASRNGLLGMLSSLFSTHPPTYYRIIELLKIKKSGEPAA
- a CDS encoding segregation/condensation protein A, producing the protein MEIIKREESLESYGEDTIDLQELVSNATWQELLTKLVETKKLDPWNIDIAAIVDSYISAVQKMKLLDLFVPANVVFAASVLLRIKSESIKIIEDEPEEDGVLEAFRRQAPAVEELVPKLRHQPNAVVTLQELISALDEAMAFEAKRMERIAASAPAPLQLNIDTEDIDDKIDSVLGLVKRSIDPAGMTTFDAIAGAFYSSDSILVDLFVPLLYLYHRGALQMFQEEFFKEIFIKV